One region of Pseudomonas sp. ABC1 genomic DNA includes:
- a CDS encoding META domain-containing protein has translation MRSALLPITLLGLAVAGCTRESASPSQAPQPPQTHLTYIAEWVGEDAVIGRNPVSLTLADDRAYGNAGCNHWFANYQLEGESIRFTDIGSTRKLCLDEIMQQERHFLDLLGKVERWDISNIDQLRFWPAEGKPLRFWPAQE, from the coding sequence GTGAGATCTGCCCTCCTGCCCATCACCCTGCTGGGCCTGGCGGTCGCGGGCTGCACCCGTGAAAGCGCCTCGCCTTCCCAGGCACCGCAGCCGCCTCAGACTCACCTGACCTATATTGCCGAATGGGTCGGCGAGGATGCCGTCATTGGCCGCAACCCTGTCTCCCTGACCCTGGCGGATGATCGCGCCTATGGCAATGCGGGTTGCAACCACTGGTTCGCCAACTATCAGTTGGAGGGGGAATCCATTCGCTTCACCGACATCGGTAGCACGCGCAAGCTCTGCCTCGATGAAATCATGCAGCAGGAGCGGCACTTCCTTGACCTTCTGGGCAAGGTCGAACGCTGGGATATCTCCAACATCGACCAATTGCGCTTCTGGCCTGCCGAAGGCAAGCCGCTGCGCTTCTGGCCTGCCCAGGAATAG